From one bacterium genomic stretch:
- a CDS encoding class I SAM-dependent methyltransferase, with protein MKSRLAIFGVGDFHNIKYIKEDRFEVVAFIDNDKLKQGHKIDEIPIISPQQIKDFSVEFVLINSKANRESMCNELAALNLTDLKLFYDLASLSDNLYNTQEASNKKIITDDFLIKNKIERMDANRTDIFNKIRCDFHLDRYRFACEYTENKVVLDIASGLGYGADCLFKLGRAKKVYGVEFNQEAVNYANEIYSNKDVSYKQGSILEIPFEDNSFDIVTSFETLEHIENEIKQLQEIKRVLKPKGYYILSTPNDWNMEKNPHHVKCYDYFKLKKLISEYFQIEKIYNQNSGDLGERNHNMPRSIVLTTEENYQLAECLIVVAKN; from the coding sequence ATATATAAAAGAAGACAGATTTGAAGTCGTTGCATTTATTGATAATGATAAATTAAAACAAGGTCACAAGATTGATGAAATTCCGATTATCAGTCCTCAACAAATTAAAGATTTCAGTGTTGAATTTGTATTAATAAACTCTAAAGCTAACAGAGAAAGCATGTGCAATGAATTAGCTGCATTAAACCTGACGGACTTAAAGCTTTTTTATGATTTAGCCTCTTTATCTGATAATTTATATAATACTCAAGAAGCGAGTAATAAAAAAATTATTACAGACGATTTTTTAATAAAAAATAAAATAGAACGTATGGATGCAAATAGAACTGATATTTTTAATAAAATCAGATGCGATTTTCATCTTGACAGATATAGATTTGCCTGTGAATACACAGAAAATAAAGTCGTATTGGATATAGCGAGCGGACTTGGTTATGGAGCAGATTGCCTTTTTAAATTAGGGAGAGCCAAAAAAGTTTATGGAGTTGAGTTTAATCAGGAAGCCGTCAATTATGCAAATGAAATATACTCAAATAAAGATGTTTCTTACAAACAAGGCTCAATTTTGGAAATACCGTTTGAAGATAATTCGTTTGACATCGTTACTTCTTTTGAAACTTTAGAACATATAGAAAATGAAATAAAACAATTGCAGGAAATAAAAAGAGTTTTAAAGCCTAAGGGTTATTATATATTGTCAACGCCAAACGATTGGAACATGGAAAAAAATCCTCACCATGTTAAATGTTACGATTATTTCAAATTAAAAAAATTAATTTCTGAATATTTTCAAATAGAAAAAATCTATAACCAAAATTCTGGAGATTTAGGAGAACGAAATCACAATATGCCCAGAAGTATAGTTTTAACAACAGAAGAAAATTATCAACTTGCAGAATGTTTAATAGTTGTTGCCAAAAATTAG